Proteins encoded in a region of the Populus nigra chromosome 3, ddPopNigr1.1, whole genome shotgun sequence genome:
- the LOC133689900 gene encoding protein S40-7-like, with protein MDSTSRYRFLGIPSSSSTSSYVTDGNGDSNGNADELNEDDIFLTNDSTNQTQSNSSSSSPTTASNNNHHNKFNRHTAFPQNSGILAALPEYNHNMVLYRKPSLPPSPSSSSSRAIPLIPRSPHVAEYASQSVPIRKMNQSAPMNVPVLSMAMAKERSSRFEEDDDGEFDGDEEMLPPHEIVARGSTQSPKTTFSVLEGVGRTLKGRDLRQVRNAIWRQTGFLD; from the coding sequence atgGACTCTACCTCCCGTTACCGTTTCCTCGGCATCCCCTCCTCCTCTTCCACCTCCTCCTACGTGACCGACGGCAATGGGGACAGTAACGGCAACgcagatgagctcaacgaggaTGATATTTTCTTGACCAACGATTCCACCAATCAAACCCAAAGCAATTCCTCCTCGTCCTCTCCAACAACCGCCAGCAACAACAACCACCATAATAAATTTAACCGCCACACAGCTTTCCCTCAGAACTCGGGGATTCTCGCTGCGTTACCAGAATACAACCACAACATGGTTCTTTACCGCAAGCCTTCACTCCCACCATCACCTTCTTCATCCTCGTCTAGAGCAATCCCATTAATTCCGAGGTCCCCACACGTGGCGGAATACGCGTCGCAGTCGGTGCCGATAAGAAAAATGAACCAATCGGCCCCGATGAATGTGCCGGTGTTGTCGATGGCGATGGCGAAAGAGAGGAGTAGCAGGTTTGAGGAGGACGATGATGGTGAGTTTGATGGGGATGAAGAGATGCTGCCACCTCATGAGATTGTGGCACGAGGATCGACGCAGTCGCCCAAGACAACGTTTTCGGTGCTTGAAGGGGTTGGGAGGACGTTGAAAGGAAGGGATCTGAGACAGGTTAGGAACGCAATTTGGCGTCAGACTGGGTTccttgattga
- the LOC133689118 gene encoding sorting nexin 1-like: protein MEQQQQLQRSPSGSPSPRSPSSQPYLSVSVTDPVKLGNGVQGYISYRVITKTNLPEYQGHEKIVIRRFSDFDWLRDRLFHNYKGVFIPPLPEKSAVEKFRFSAEFIEMRRQGLDIFVNRIASHQELQHSEDLRTFLQADEETMERLRSQETGIFKKKPADLMQIFKDAQSKVSDIVLGKEKPVEESNLEYEKLKHYIFELENHLAEAQKHACRLVKRHRELGQSLSDFSKAVKLLGACEGDALGKAFSELGTKSEALSVKLQKEAHLLLMNFEEPLKDYVRAVQSIKATIAERANVFRHQCELAETMKLKEINLDKLMLTRSYKMGEAEHEYKELKAENEEATRRFETIVRLMNEEIVRFQEQKTLDMGIAFHEFAKGQVRLANSIADAWRSLLPKLEACSTQ from the exons ATGGAGCAACAGCAGCAACTGCAGAGAAGTCCATCAGGGAGTCCAAGCCCTAGATCTCCGTCATCGCAGCCTTATTTATCGGTTTCGGTGACTGATCCTGTAAAATTAGGGAATGGCGTCCAGGGTTACATCTCTTATCGCGTTATCACCAAG ACAAATTTACCGGAATACCAAGGGCACGAAAAGATTGTGATTCGGCGGTTCAGCGATTTTGATTGGTTGCGTGATCGGCTTTTCCACAATTACAAAGGTGTATTTATCCCTCCTCTTCCAGAAAAGAGCGCTGTAG AAAAGTTTCGGTTTAGTGCTGAATTTATTGAGATGAGGAGACAAGGGCTGGATATATTTGTCAATAGGATAGCTTCGCATCAAGAGCTTCAGCATAGTGAGGATTTAAGGACCTTTTTGCAGGCTGATGAGGAG ACCATGGAAAGATTAAGATCTCAAGAGACTGGTATATTTAAGAAGAAACCTGCTGATTTGATGCAAATTTTCAAG GACGCGCAATCTAAAGTGAGTGACATTGTTCTTGGGAAGGAAAAACCTGTTGAAGAATCGAATCTTGAATATGAAAAGCTAAAACATTACATCTTTGAGCTTGAAAACCACTTGGCTGAAGCTCAGAAGCATGCATGTCGTCTTGTAAAGCGACATAGAG aatTGGGGCAATCGCTATCAGATTTCAGTAAGGCAGTAAAACTCCTTGGTGCTTGTGAAGGAGATGCCCTAGGAAAGGCATTTTCTGAGCTTGGGACTAAATCAGAGGCATTATCAGTTAAGCTTCAGAAGGAG GCCCATCTACTCTTAATGAATTTTGAAGAACCATTGAAAGATTATGTCCGTGCTGTTCAATCTATTAAG GCTACCATAGCTGAGCGGGCCAATGTCTTCAGGCATCAGTGTGAACTGGCTGAAACAATGAAGTTGAAAGAGATAAATCT TGACAAACTTATGCTAACACGTTCTTATAAAATGGGAGAAGCGGAGCATGAGTACAAGGAG TTGAAAGCGGAAAATGAGGAAGCAACTAGAAGGTTTGAGACAATTGTGAGACTGATGAACGAAGAGATAGTGCGCTTTCAAGAACAGAAAACATTGGATATGGGGATTGCTTTCCATGAATTTGCAAAAGGACAGGTACGCTTGGCAAATAGCATTGCAGATGCTTGGAGAAGTCTTCTTCCTAAACTTGAAGCATGTTCCACACAATGA
- the LOC133689837 gene encoding small ribosomal subunit protein uS4y-like produces MVHVSFYRNYGKTFKKPRRPYEKERLDAELKLVGEYGLRAKRELWRVQYALSRIRNAARMLLTLDEKNQRRIFEGEALLRRMNRYGLLEESQNKLDYVLALTVENFLERRLQTLVFKAGMAKSIHHARVLIKQRHIRVGRQVVNIPSFMVRVDSQKHIDFSLTSPFGGGRPGRVKRKNQKAASKKAAGGDGDEEDEE; encoded by the exons ATGGTTCACGTCTCCTTTTATCGGAACT ATGGGAAAACTTTTAAGAAGCCAAGGCGTCCTTATGAGAAGGAACGTTTGGATGCCGAGCTGAAGCTCGTCGGAGAGTATGGGCTCCGTGCCAAGAGGGAGCTCTGGAGGGTTCAGTATGCTTTGAGTCGCATTCGCAATGCTGCCAGAATGCTTCTCACCCTTGACGAGAAGAACCAGCGCCGTATTTTTGAGGGTGAGGCGCTTTTGAGGAGGATGAATAGGTATGGGCTTTTGGAAGAGAGCCAGAACAAGCTCGATTATGTGTTGGCTCTCACCGTGGAAAACTTTCTCGAGCGCCGCCTCCAGACTCTTGTTTTCAAGGCTGGTATGGCTAAGTCCATCCACCATGCCAGGGTGCTCATCAAACAGAGGCACATTAG GGTTGGGAGGCAGGTGGTCAACATTCCATCCTTCATGGTGAGAGTTGACTCGCAGAAGCACATTGATTTCTCACTCACGAGCCCCTTTGGTGGTGGACGCCCTGGTAGAGTGAAGCGAAAGAACCAGAAGGCTGCTTCCAAGAAGGCTGCTGGTGGAGATGGAGATGAAGAGGATGAAGAATGA